The DNA region TGCGCCGCAGGCGATGCTCGCTGTCGAAGGGCTCGCCGGACGTCATGGCATGGGCCCACGCCGCGGTGACGCGCGGGCGGTCGTCGGCATGGATGATGTCGCTGGCCTGCCAGCCCTGGATGGCCGTGAGGTCCTGCCCGATGTAGGCCAGCAGTTGCGCGTTGACGAACTCGGCACGGCCGTCCGGTGTCCAGATCGCCACCAGGCCCGGGACGGTATCGATGATCGAGCGGTACTCCCGCTCGCGCGACCGCAGGGCTTCTTCGGCCTGTCGGCGATCGTCGATGTCGGTGAGCAGGCTGTACCAGCGGACGATGCGGCCCTCGCGGTCGCGCTGCGGCAGCGATCGGCAGTGGAGCCAGCGGTACACGCCGTCGGCACGACGATTGCGGACGTCGAAGTCCATCGGCTCGCCGGTCGCGACGGCCTGCGCCTTCCTGGCGACGACCATCGGCACATCGTCCGGGTGCACGGCCACGGCCCAGTTGCGGAGGTCCTCGCGCGAGCGGCCGTAGAACTCGACCGCCGCCGCGTTGACGTCCTCGATCTTGCCCTCGGGCGTGTTGGTGCAGACGATGCCCGGCAGGCTGTCGAAGGCCCGATGCTGGCGCTCGATGTCGGTGAGAACGCCGCACCAGCCGACCACGGTCTCCGACGTGTCGCGCCACGGCTCGGCGCGCAACAGGAACCAGCGATGGGTGCCGTCGGCACCGCGCAGTCGCAATTCGAGCTCGAGCGGTCGATCGAGCGCCGCTGCGAGTTCGTCGAGGACGCGCTCGCGGTCGTCGGCGTGGATGCAGGTGGTCCAGCCCCAGCCCGACAGCTGTGCCGTGGCGGCGCCGGTGTACTCGACGAAGCGGCGGTTGGCGAACTCCAGGCCCGTGCCGTCGGCGCGACCCGTGCACGCCAGCACGGGCAGGGCATCCACCAGCGTGGAGATGCCGAGCGCCGTCGGGCCGAGTCCGGACGCGTGGTTCCGCTCGAGCTGATGCATTGGGGCCCCTGGAAGATGGCGCGACGCTCCCGATCATGCCATGCCTGACCCGTCGTCGCGCCTAAAGGATCCTTCAGCACTGCTTGCGACGACCGGACGACACGCCGGGTGTCGAGACGGACGCGCAAGCGCAGACGCACGCAATACGCGGGGCGCGATCACGGGCACCCGGTGGTCGACGCCAGATGGATCGCGTCGTGCAATGACCGCCCGCGTTCACACGATTGGAGAGTCCTGATGCCACTCACCTCGCAACAGGCGCGGGCCGTGGTCGACGCGGCAGAGGCCACGGCCCAGGCCCTCGGCGTGCCGGTCATCGTGGCGGTGGTCGATGCCGGCGTGCACCTCAAGGCGTTCAGCCGCATGGACGGCGCCGTGCTCGGGTCGATCGACGTCGCACTCAAGAAGGCGCGCACGTCGGCGCTGTTCCAGGCCGACAGCGACGCGGTCTGGGAGTACTGCCGGCCCGGGGCGCCGGCGCCGGCCCTCGAGTTGTCCAACGACGGGCTCGCGCCGTTCGGCGGCGGCGTGCCGCTGCGTAGCGCGGCGGGCGAGTGGCTCGGGGCGGTCGGGGTGTCGGGCGGGGCCGTCAGTCAGGACCAGCAGATCGCGCAGGCGGCCGCGGCCGTCCTGGCCAGTGCACTGTCGACCAGGTGACGCGTACACGCACACGACAGGAGAGGACACGATGTCGAAGACGATTCTGGTGACCGGGGCAGGTTCGGGGTTCGGGAAGGGCGCGGCGATCGGCATGGCGCGCAACGGGCACACGGTCATCGCCACCGTGCAGGTGTCGCCGCAGGTGATGCCGCTCCGCCAGGAAGTCGCGGCCCTCGGGTTGTCGAACGTCCGGGTCGAGCGACTCGACCTCACCGATCCCTACGACATCGCCCAGGCGCAGTCGTGGGACTTCGACGTGCTGTGGAACAACGCCGCCCAGGGCGAAGCGGGGCCCGTGTGGGAGATTCCGGTCGATCTGGTCCGGCGGAACTTCGAGATCAACGTCTTCCTGCCGCTCGTGCTGACCCAGGGCGTGGTCCGCAAGTGGGTCGCCGAGGGGAAGAAGGGCAAGGTCGTCTTCACGTCGTCGATGGGCGGCCTGTTCACGCCGGCCAACTGGGGGACCTACGTGTCCACCAAGCACGCGCTCGAGTCGATCGCCGAGGCGTTGCAGCAGGAGCTGGCGGCCTACGGCATCAAGGTCCAGACGATCAATCCGGGCGCCTACTACACCGGCTACAACGAGACGATGGCCGACAACCCGTTCCGCTGGCTCGACGACAGCAAGCACTTCACCAAGCGCGCCGACCTGCGCAAGGGCTTCGACGACTTCTTCGCGACGCCAGAGGGTCGGATGGACCCGCAGGAGATGATCGACAGGATGATCGCGATCGTCCCGGCCGACACGGGTCTCTTCCGCAACGTCGTCCCCAAGGCCATCGAAGACATGCTCAAGAAGCACCAGGCGGCCGCCTGGACGCAGCCCATCTGATCGCACGAGGTGGGTGAGGCGATGTGGACCAGGCGGGACTTCCTCGGGCGCACATTGCAGACCGGCGGCGGACTGGCGGCCGGCGCTCGGGGCGTCGTTGCCCCGGGCCAGGCGAACGTCCGCACGACGGACGGGGGAGCGTCGACGATGGCTCCAGTCTCCACGACGATCACGGTCAACGGTCATCGGCAGGTCCTGTCGGGCGACTCCCGGACGTCACTGCTGGACCTGCTGCGCGACCGCCTCGGGCTGACCGGCACCAGGAAGGGCTGCAATCACGGCGCCTGCGGCGCCTGCACCGTGCACATCGACGGCCGGCCTGCGCTCGCCTGCCTGACGCTGACGGTCACCTGCCACGAACGCGAGGTCACGACCATCGAGGGGATCGGCGCACCCGACGGCCTGCACCCGTTGCAGGAGGCGTTCGTCGCGCACGAGGCGCTGCAGTGCGGCTTCTGCACGGCCGGTCAGGTCATGTCGGCCCTCGGGTGTCTCGCGGAAGGGCGGGCTCGCAGCGCGGACGAGGTGCGTGAGTGGATGAGCGGCAATCTCTGTCGCTGCGGCGCGTACCACGGCATCGCCACGGCCATCCTGCAGCTCGCGGACGGGAAGTGACGCCATGGACCCCTTCACGTTCACGCGGGCAGCCGACGACGCGATGGCGATTGATGCCGCATCGCGCGGCGCCCGCTTCCTCGCCGGCGGCACGACGCTGGTCGACCTGATGCGCGAGCACGTCGAACGCCCCACCGCGCTGGTGGACGTGTCCCGACTCGCCCACGCCGAGGTGGAGGTCGGCGACGCGGGGCTGGTGCTCGGCGCGCTGGCGCGGATGGCCGACGTGGCGCGCCATCCAGGGGTCGCCACCGCCTACCCGGC from Luteitalea sp. TBR-22 includes:
- a CDS encoding SDR family oxidoreductase, with the translated sequence MSKTILVTGAGSGFGKGAAIGMARNGHTVIATVQVSPQVMPLRQEVAALGLSNVRVERLDLTDPYDIAQAQSWDFDVLWNNAAQGEAGPVWEIPVDLVRRNFEINVFLPLVLTQGVVRKWVAEGKKGKVVFTSSMGGLFTPANWGTYVSTKHALESIAEALQQELAAYGIKVQTINPGAYYTGYNETMADNPFRWLDDSKHFTKRADLRKGFDDFFATPEGRMDPQEMIDRMIAIVPADTGLFRNVVPKAIEDMLKKHQAAAWTQPI
- a CDS encoding (2Fe-2S)-binding protein, with the protein product MAPVSTTITVNGHRQVLSGDSRTSLLDLLRDRLGLTGTRKGCNHGACGACTVHIDGRPALACLTLTVTCHEREVTTIEGIGAPDGLHPLQEAFVAHEALQCGFCTAGQVMSALGCLAEGRARSADEVREWMSGNLCRCGAYHGIATAILQLADGK
- a CDS encoding heme-binding protein, with translation MPLTSQQARAVVDAAEATAQALGVPVIVAVVDAGVHLKAFSRMDGAVLGSIDVALKKARTSALFQADSDAVWEYCRPGAPAPALELSNDGLAPFGGGVPLRSAAGEWLGAVGVSGGAVSQDQQIAQAAAAVLASALSTR